The region ACGGCTATCTTCAGTCGGTACCCGGCGAGGTCAATACCTTTGAGGAACTGCACGAGCAAATCAAGAAAGACCGCGAACTCTATGACGTGGCGGAATGGGCCTTTGACCCGGCTCACGCTCACCTCTTCGTAGCCAAGCTGCTTGAAGAGAAGTTGCCGCTGGTAGAAGTCCCCCAGACGTGGAAGTTTCAGTCGGAACCCATGAAAGAACTAGAGGCTCTCGTTCTTCAAGAGCAGCTTCATCACGACGGTAATCCTGTCATGACGTGGTGTATCGCGAACACGACTGTGAAGTATCTGAATGGCGACGTGATCAGACCTGACCGCGCCAGCTACGAAAAGAAAAAGGACGGTACAGACGCCACCCTCATGGCTCTGGGTCGCGCCCAAGTCGCCAAACCCAAGAAGACTGCGTGGGCAGTGGAAGTCTGGTAAATGGAAGTATTCTCGTCAATCCGCGCCCTGCTCGATACCCGAGACAAGGGCCACCCAATCTCGCTGGAACTCCGCCAGCAGCCCACACTCAACACGCCCTCTGTGCCACTGAGTGGTGTGGGCTTCGAGTGGGCGTATGAACTCGGCGGCGGTGACGGCACTGTATCCGGTGAGGCCATTAGCAATGACACGGCCATGCGAATCATCACGGTTTACGCCTGTATCCGGGTATTGTCTCAGGCTATTGCTTCTCTGCCTCTTGTACTGAAAGAGAAGATTGAGAACGGCAGCACTGATGCTGTCGCCAGCCCGCTCTATTACATCCTCGGCACGGAACCGAATCCTGAGATGGACAAGCACCGCTTCTGGGCCACCATCGTTACCGGCCTCATGCTGACGGGGAATGCTTACTGCCAGATCGTCCGCAACAATGCCGGTCAGGTGGTTGAGCTATATCCTCTCCTGCCGACCATCACCGAACCCTACCGCCTAGACTCCGGCATACTCGCCTTCCGCACTCAGCAGGGTCAGGCACCCGGTAACTGGAAGACGCTACCGGCTACCGATGTCTGTCACTTCGCTCTGATGTGCTTGGACGGCATCAAGGGCATGTCTCCTATTCATCAAGCCCGTGAGGGTCTCGGCCTAGCTCGTGCCGCTGAAAAAGCTGGCGCAAGACTTTTCGGGAATGGCGCTCGTCCTGGCGGTTTGCTCATAGCTCCCGCCGACATTACACCCGAGCAAAAAGAACAAGCAAGGAAGTCATGGCAAGCGAACCACGGCGGTTCAAACCAGAACGGCACGGCTGTCCTCGAAGGCGACTGGAAGTATGAGGCGCTCAGCCTCAGTCCTGAAGATTCTCAGTTCATTCAGGTACGCGCTATGCAGCGAACCGAGATCTGTGCCCTGTACGGAGTTCCGCCCAACATGGCCGGTGATACTTCAAGGCTCTCAAATAACAACCACGAGCAGACTTCACTCAGCTTCGTGACCGATACGCTCCGACCCATCCTCTCCACGCTGGAATGCGAGTTGAACCGCAAGCTCATGCCCAAGGTTGGCCGCAAGGCGGGTAGCTACTTTGCCGAGTTTGACCTCTCTGAGCGCCTTCGTGGCGACTTTGCGACCCAGATGAAGGGATACGCAATGGGCAAACAGTGGGGTTGGTACAGCACCAACGACATTCGCCGCAAGCTTCGTGAGAACACCATCCCCGATCCGCAGGCTGATGTGTACCTGTATCCGGTCAATATGGCGAATGCCGATCAGCTACCGGCTCAGGCGGATGAAGAAAACATTGAACAACAGCCGGTAAAGGAACCGGAAAAGGAACCCAATGCAGCCTAAATCACCACTGGAAGCCATGGAGGTCCGCACGGCTCCTTTGAAGGAAGTCCGCGTTGAAACCAATGCGACAGGCGGCCATACGGTGTCCGGCTATGCCATTGTGTTCAATTCTGAGAGCGTAGACCTGGGCGGGTTCATTGAAGTTGTTGCTCCCACCGCTCTAAACCGCACCCTCACCGGCAACCCCGACGTGCTCTGCCTCCGCGACCACAAGCAGGAGTTCTTACTCGGCCGCACAACGGCTGGGACGTTGAACCTTGCCCCAGACGACACGGGTCTTCACTTCACCTGCAACCTACCGAACACGACTGTCGCCAACGATCTCGCGGAAAGCCTGCGTCGTGGCGATATCGACTCCTGTTCGTTTGGCTTCAGCGTGGTCAGCGATGCGTGGACGACTGACGGGAACGGCAACGACAGACGTACCCTGCTTGACCTTGACCTCTTCGAGATCAGTATCGTCAGCTTCCCCGCATACGAATCCACCAGCGCCTCATTGCGTACGGCCCCGCCTGAAGTTCGGGCACGTGTAGCAAAGCGAACCGCTGATGAAGGTGCCGACGACGACAACGTTTGCCCCTGCACCTGTCCCGAGTGTCTTTCCGGAACCTGTAATAACTGCTCGGTTGATGGCTGCTCGTTGGACCAGTGTTCCTGTGACAACGACGAGCGGTCCCGCACACTTCACCAGAAGCGATCTCTCCTAGCCCTCCGGCTACTAGAGATGCAGATCACCCTCTAAAGCTCTCCTCCACTGACGGGTTGTAACCCCAAGCTGCTCTCCCGAGCGGCTGAACCGGATTGCGCCCAAAATCACCGGCCTCTCCGGTTCAACCTCCCTCCCTCCTATCCCACCCGCCCCACCAAGGAACACCCATGTCCATGCCCGCCCTTCAGGAACAGCGCAATAAGCTGATGACCGATGCTGCCGTAATCCTCCGCAGCGATGCTCCCACCGCAGACCAGATTGAGTCCGCCAACAAGATGATTGCCGATGCCGGCGAGCTGGAGCAGCGCGTCGCGACTCTCAAGCAGGTTGAAGCGTATGAGGCCGAGCAGCGTGCCTTCGTACCGGCTCCTCGCCCTACTGGTGAGCAGAGCAAGGATGAGCAGCGCACCCGCGCCGTTGATGCCCTCCGCTCATACATGATCAGAGACCGCGTAGAACCCGAGT is a window of Granulicella tundricola MP5ACTX9 DNA encoding:
- a CDS encoding HK97 family phage prohead protease, whose amino-acid sequence is MQPKSPLEAMEVRTAPLKEVRVETNATGGHTVSGYAIVFNSESVDLGGFIEVVAPTALNRTLTGNPDVLCLRDHKQEFLLGRTTAGTLNLAPDDTGLHFTCNLPNTTVANDLAESLRRGDIDSCSFGFSVVSDAWTTDGNGNDRRTLLDLDLFEISIVSFPAYESTSASLRTAPPEVRARVAKRTADEGADDDNVCPCTCPECLSGTCNNCSVDGCSLDQCSCDNDERSRTLHQKRSLLALRLLEMQITL
- a CDS encoding phage portal protein, whose product is MEVFSSIRALLDTRDKGHPISLELRQQPTLNTPSVPLSGVGFEWAYELGGGDGTVSGEAISNDTAMRIITVYACIRVLSQAIASLPLVLKEKIENGSTDAVASPLYYILGTEPNPEMDKHRFWATIVTGLMLTGNAYCQIVRNNAGQVVELYPLLPTITEPYRLDSGILAFRTQQGQAPGNWKTLPATDVCHFALMCLDGIKGMSPIHQAREGLGLARAAEKAGARLFGNGARPGGLLIAPADITPEQKEQARKSWQANHGGSNQNGTAVLEGDWKYEALSLSPEDSQFIQVRAMQRTEICALYGVPPNMAGDTSRLSNNNHEQTSLSFVTDTLRPILSTLECELNRKLMPKVGRKAGSYFAEFDLSERLRGDFATQMKGYAMGKQWGWYSTNDIRRKLRENTIPDPQADVYLYPVNMANADQLPAQADEENIEQQPVKEPEKEPNAA